In Deinococcus fonticola, a single genomic region encodes these proteins:
- a CDS encoding DUF3841 domain-containing protein has translation MQVYTLQPRTALEFLLAGQPYRPDADLCRADGFLDNSVQIVRAYDWMAAKLARQDMPPKPDALPVWVWHRFDSSRPDLRRHRPYAPGVLLELEVDPARVLLSDFDLWHAPLNATFLGTEKDSVAFDRKCEQRGYGDGGDFWQDTELTALVCDSWELCLDLDWHAPDWFGVPYRQKKIQGVMWEIRPEDLIRHRFYTGWKWRA, from the coding sequence ATGCAGGTGTATACGTTGCAACCACGAACTGCTCTGGAATTCCTGCTGGCTGGACAGCCCTACCGCCCTGACGCAGATTTGTGCCGCGCTGACGGTTTTTTGGATAATTCGGTACAAATCGTGCGGGCCTATGACTGGATGGCTGCGAAACTGGCTAGGCAGGACATGCCGCCTAAACCGGATGCTCTCCCCGTGTGGGTGTGGCACCGCTTTGACTCTTCGCGGCCTGACCTGCGAAGACACCGTCCCTATGCCCCTGGTGTCCTGCTGGAACTGGAGGTTGACCCGGCGCGGGTGCTGCTGTCTGATTTTGACCTCTGGCACGCCCCACTGAATGCTACTTTCCTTGGGACTGAAAAAGACAGCGTTGCCTTTGACCGGAAATGCGAGCAGCGTGGGTATGGCGACGGCGGTGATTTCTGGCAGGACACTGAACTGACTGCCCTGGTCTGCGATTCCTGGGAACTCTGCCTTGATCTTGACTGGCATGCCCCGGACTGGTTCGGCGTGCCATATCGACAGAAGAAAATACAGGGTGTCATGTGGGAAATCAGACCAGAAGACCTGATTCGCCACCGCTTTTACACAGGGTGGAAATGGCGTGCTTGA
- a CDS encoding antitoxin produces the protein MTKAKIFQSGRSQAVRLPKAFRFEGQEVFIKCVSNGVLLLPLTAEEQRTFWEGWYAGLPEVDVPLERVDRPVYLPPDNL, from the coding sequence ATGACCAAAGCTAAAATTTTCCAGAGCGGGCGTTCGCAGGCCGTGCGACTCCCCAAAGCATTCCGTTTCGAGGGGCAGGAAGTTTTCATCAAGTGCGTCTCTAACGGTGTGCTGCTGCTTCCGCTGACTGCTGAGGAACAGCGGACATTCTGGGAAGGCTGGTACGCTGGCCTGCCTGAAGTGGATGTGCCATTAGAGCGGGTTGATCGGCCCGTGTATCTCCCCCCTGATAACCTGTAA